ATCAATGGCTCCAGCGTTCCAGAAAACAAGAGCCTTGTTATATAGACATGGTCGGATAACCGGGCCGCCGTAAAGGGCAGCTCATATAAAACAAACACATGGGATTACATCAAGCCGGGAATGCGGGGAGGCCTGGTTTGCCGGAGATTTTTAGTAACTGCGGACACCAGGGTTATATTTTTGTAAATTAATAAAAAGAGAGGTATAAAATGTTAACCGGTAAGACTTTCGTAGACCCGCTGGAAATGCCATTCTCAAGGAGGGGTTCCTATCTCTGCTTCGCCAACAAGAACGGCGGCAGCAATGAGTACGGTAAGGCGCAGCTATGGCTCTCCACCGCCAGGCTGCGCGCAGGTGACAGAAATAGCGGCAGCTTGATGCACGGCAATAACTTCCGGCAGCTTCAGCTGGAGATTATCAAGGACGGTCTCCCCAGGCAGTGTGTTATCTCCACCACGCCCTACGAGCTCAAGCTGGAGTGTCTGTTCGGCAGCGTCAGCTTTTGCATCGGCGATGTTAAGTACGCGAAATGCAAAAGCACCGACGGGCTGACGCTAAGGATTTCCCCGGCCGCGGGCGCCGGCATGCTGGGAGGCCCGGCCGCTTTTAACCTGCTTGACGGCTCGTGGAAGATGAATTTCAGCAACTACTTCATGATATTTGTCCCGACAACCGGGAAAATACAGGAAGGGCCGATGGGCTCAATCGAGCTGGTGCCGGACGCCAACGGCGTGATTGAAATGGCGATGGAGGAGTCGCTGGTCGACCCCAAGCGGCGCGCTTCATATCTCACTTACGAAGAAGGTGTAGCGGCGGTAAAGGCCGATTTTGATGATTACGTAAAACGTGTCGCCCCGTCATTCCCCCCCAAATACGAAAAACGCGGCATGCACGCGCTTTGGACGCTTTGGGGATTGACCGTTATGCCGGACGGCGAAACCGTATATAAGCACCCGATGGTCAAGATGAACCGTTCAAGTTTCGAGGCGGCGTTCTCCTGGCAGCAGGGGATGCAGGCGATGTTCCTTTCACATGACCTCAGGCTGGCGTGGGAAATATTGCTTTCATGCTTCGATAAACAGGACCGCACCGGGCGTATTGCCGACTCGCTGGCGTACAACGGGTCCGGTGAGACGATGAAGCCGCCGATTCAGGGCGTGGCGCTCTTGTGGCTCATGGAGCACCGCGACATCTCCGGGATGCCGAAGGCGGAGATGGAGCACCTGTGGGACGGTATGGAAAAGTGGACGAAGTTCCACCTTGAATACCGGGACCTCGACCATGACGGTATCTTTGAGAACCACAGCCCGGTAGAGACCGGCTGGGAGGACGGCTCTTATTTCAGGGTCGGCTTCCCGCTCGCCAGTCCGGATATGAACGCGTTTCTCGCCCTTCAGGAGGAGGCGCTGGCCAAGCTCGGCAGGCTCATCGGGAAGAGCGCGGACGTATGCAGTTACTGGGAAGCGAAATCTAAAGATACCGTAAAGAAGATCATAGAAATGTTCTGGACGAATGACGGCTGGACAGCGGTGAATGTCGTGACGAAAGCACGTTCGAAGTCCACGGGTATGCCGCTTTACTGCGCCTTGCTGCTCGGCAAACGGCTGCCGCAGGCAATCATCGACCGGTCCATAGAGATCATATACAGCAAGCCCGGCTTCGATACTCCTTTCGGGCTGGCTTCTGAAATGCTTGATAGTCCGTATTTCAGGCATGGCTGGTGCTCGGGCAGCATCGGGACGCCTATTCAGGCATTGATGGCCATCGCCTTTGAAAACTGCGGCAGGCCTGACCTGGCACGCTCGCTGGCCAAGAAATATCTTGACACAATGATCAATCACGGGCTCTACCATATACACGATACATATACCGGCGAGATGGAGTACCGGCACGGCGGGATGAAGTTCTTCGGGGAGGAGGCGTTCTTCAACTCCGGCTGGACGTCAGGTAACTACGTATTCTTCGCCGAACACTATGGCGATTGAGAGAAATACTGGAAAGCAGTAAGCTAAAAGGATTTCTTAGGTCTGCTTTTTGGTAATAAATAAACACCACTGACGGCTGAGCAAATTTCAGCCTGACTCAAACCGTAACCGGCGGCAGAGAGCGCTTCCCCCGCTCTCTGCCGTGCATGGTCAGGGAGGAGTTGAAGCACATGGCAAGAAAATATCCGCGCCCGTTTTCTCCCTTTAAAATCAGAAATACCGCCTTTAAAAACCGGGTTATCGCGTCTCCCCTCGGCGCCTGGACATTATCTCCCTCAAATTATCGACCGTAACATGCCCATACTCACGCCGCACCCGGTAAAATGCCGCATCCGCCGGCGGCTTTTCTTTCCCCTGAGGCGGCGCGACTTTTTATACTAAATTGAATTTGAGACCGTATTATGTTTAAATAAAAGCAACAAAAAATTCTGGGCAATCAATAGAAGGAGATGAAAATGGCCGAAGGTAAATATGACAAGTATTTCTTAAAAGAACCGTGGGGAATAATTCATCCGGGGACTCCCCCCGATGCGCCGGTATATATAGGAATAGGCCAGCATGAACGCGTTAAAGGGTGGGATGAGCCCCTGGTACAGGTGCTGCGCCCCATTTACCAGCCCTTTTTTATGATACAGCAATCACATCAGCACGCCGTGGCTGAAATCCTGTATTTTATCGGCGGGAACCCGATGAATTTTAAGGAATTCGGGGCCGAGGTGGAGTTTACGGTTGGTGAAGGTAAAGACGCGGAAAAACATGTTATAACGAATACCACCTGGGTATATGTACCGGGGAACGTACCGCATTGCCCGCTTAATTTCAAGAGAGTGGATAAGCCGATCATGTTCGGGCATATCATGTTCGCGGAATCTTTCGATTCCGTTATCATCGGCCAAAACTTTACCAAACCTGACAAAAAATAAAGCAATCTGCCATGAGTAAAGATACGGGGCCGGCTGCATAGCAAGATTATTTACGGTTTTGCTGTTTTCACAGCCGGTCCAATTGCTGACACGCCACCCAGGAAGGCGGAGGTGAACACCCTCCGCCTTTTTATTTGACTCAAATGGGAGCGGTTCAATTACTTTTTCGTTTCCGACCACATCTGGGCGTTGCCGATGGTGAAAAGGAGCACCGGCTGTTTGATGTTCTTGAACTCGATGGGGCAATGGGCCACGCCCCCCGGCAGGTAAACCAGCGCGCTCTGCTTGATGTCATACCGCTCATCGCCCATTTCTATGGACACGTCCCCGTCTATAGCGCGGGGGTTTTCCCGCCCGCACCCCCCTACAAACCCTATCATCTCATCCCATGCATGGGCGTGCTTGTGGGTCATGGACATATCCCCGCTCCATACCCAGACGAAGTCCACATAAAAAGCCCCGGGGGATGCCTCGTTGTCCAGCGATACTACCTGCGTGGTTTTTACATTCTGCGGGGGCGGGGGCATCTTGGGCGCGTCCTTGGGCGCGTGCGATTTCGGCTGAGTGATGATGTAGCGGGCGTAGCGGCTGCCGTTGGCGTCTTTGGGCGGCGCCTTGAAGTCCGGTATCTTTACCTTGGCGGCGTCCTCCGGCTTCATATTGTCCGACCGCCTTCCGTAGCGGCTGATGGGCGCCAGCGTGAAGAAAAAGACCGGCCGGTTGACCTCCAGGAAGGTCAAAGGGCAGTGTTTCATGCCCGCCGGCACGTGTATCAGGCAGCTTTTGGTCAGGTAATGCTTCTCGTCGCCCAGGTTGATTTCCATCCTCGCGTCAAGCTCTTTCGGGTTGTCCGGGTCGGAGCTGATGAATCCTATCACCTCATCGAACGCGTGGGCATGCGGCTCTTCCATCGTGCCGGAGGTAGTCTTGCCGCCCCACAGCCAGATGCACTCCATGTAAAAGTTGGCGTTTTTTACCTTCTCGTCGTCCATCCAGAGCAGGCGGGTAGATTCGACGGTTGTCTCGACGGGATTGGCTTTCATCATTTCCTGCATCATGGCTACTTCTTGCGGGGTGTATTCCCTGGTATCCGTGACGATGTTTTTGGCGTAGCGCAGTTGGGGCATCATTTTCTCCTTCAGTTGTTAATTCTTGTTATTATATACTAAATGTACTATTAAGTAGCAAGAATATTCAGAAATAATAATAGTACCCGGATTACGGGAGGGCCGGCAGCCTTGTTTTCTCACGGGCGAAGGTATCCAGGTATAGAGAAAACAGGGTTTATCTAAAGCGGAAATGACAGCTGTTCCTAACCTTATGCCTGGTTGGTGCGTTATACATCATGGACGTAAAACTGAATAATACCGGGGAGGTATAAAACATGAAAAAGACGTTATTGCTGGTATTGATGGTTCTGGTGCTGGCCCTGCCGCTGGCGGCCTGTGCCCAGCCGGGGGTGGTGGGGATACTGAAATCCGATAAAGCGCGGATAACCTCGCCGGCGGTCAGCGCCGCGGATGAAGCGTTGCTGGTGCAGGGCAACAGCGCTTTCGCCTTTGACCTCTATCAAATCCTTAAAGAAAAGGGCGGCAACCTCTTCTATTCTCCCTACAGCCTTTCCCTGGCCCTGGCGATGACCTATGCCGGCGCGCGCGGCGATACAGCGCAAGAGATGGCGGATACCCTGCATTTCCTCCTTTCCCAGGACAGCCTCCACCCGGCCTTCAACGACCTTGATTTGTTGCTGGCCAGCCGCGGAGAGGGCGCCCGGGGCAAAGACGACGCAGGCTTCCGGCTGAACGTGGTCAACGCTATCTGGGGGCAAAAAGACTACACCTTTTTACCGGCATTTTTAGACTTGCTGGCGCAGGACTACGGCGCCGGTATGAGGATACTGGACTTTATTAAAGCAACGGAACAGTCCCGCGTGACCATTAACGACTGGGTCAGCGAGCAGACGGAAGGGCGCATTAAAGACCTTATCCCGCCGGGCGCTATAGACGGGCTGACGCGTCTAGTGCTGACCAACGCCATCTACTTCAACGCCGCCTGGAAAAATCCCTTTAACGAGGATGCCACCGCGGACGGCGTTTTCCACCTGCTGGACGGCGGGCAGGTCACCGTGCCGCTGATGCACCAGACGGAGTCCTACCGCTATAACGCGGGAGAAGGGTACCAGGCGGTGGATCTGCCCTATGACGGCGGCGAGCTTTCCATGGTTATCCTCCTGCCGGAAGACGGACAGTTCGCGGCTTTTGAAGATGCCATGACCGCGGCGCAGGTAAAGTCCATCATCAAAGGGATGGACTACACTGATGTGGCCGTGACCATGCCCAAATTCGAGTTCGACTCCGAGTTCAGTCTGGTTGACACCCTGGTCGCTATGGGTATGCCGCTGGCCTTCTCCGGTGAAGCTGATTTCTCCGGGATGACCGGCAACCGCGACCTGTTTATCGGCGATGTGCTGCACAAGGCCTTCGTCTCCGTGGATGAAAACGGTACCGAGGCGGCCGCCGCCTCCGCGGTGATTATGAAAGCCTCCGGGATGCCGGCGGAACCGGTGGCGTTTACCCTGGACCGTCCCTTTATCTTCCTGATTCGTGATATTGGCACGGGCGCTGTTCTCTTCATCGGGCGCGTATTGAATCCCGCGGCCTAAGCCTCCGCGGGGTGGCCAAAAACAGGGGGGCGGGCAGATGTTACTGCCCGCCCCGGTTTTTTTCTTTAAAATACCTTTAACGCTTACCAGTCCGGCGGGCCTACCTGCTTCTGTTTCTCGTAAATGTCGTTATAGTAGACCGTCCCGAAATTCTTGATGATTTCCCAGCGTTTTTCATCGCGCGGCTCATCCGGGATAGCCCGGATAATGGCTTCATGCCGCGCTATATAACCCGCCTTGAACTCGGGGTGGGTGTGGATGAAAAGGTCGTTATTCCGGATACCCCGCAGTACCCTCTCCCCGGTCTCAACCGGGTCCATGGTGGCAATCCGGAAGTTTTCCATCATCTTCTTGGGCGGGGGGCCTTTAGGCATATCGGGCATCTTGGGCGGCCAGGACTCGCCCTCATTCTTCAGGTTCTCCGGCTTGTTCACGAAAGAGGACAGGCCGAGATTAGAGGCCGTCGGTCCGGGTATCAGCACGGAAGCGCCGATGTTCTTGTCCTGCATCTCGGAGGCCAGGCATTCCATCATGGCGAAAACGGCGTATTTACCGGTGCAGTAAATCATGAAGTTATTGGCGGCGGCCAGGCCGCAGGTGGACGAAGTGGAGACCACGTGTCCGCCTTCGCCGTGTTTCATGATGCGCGGTACAATCGTCATGATGCCGTTGACCGTGCCGCCGATATTGACGCCCAGGCTGTAATCCCAGTCGTTATAAGTCAGTTTGTCTATCGGGCCGCCGCCGGAGCCTACGCCGGCGTTATTGACCAGCACGTGTATTTTGCCGTATACCTTTTCCGCCTCGTCGGCGGCTTTGACGTAAGCCGCGCGGTCGGTGACGTTCAGTTTAATCGGATGGGCCGGCAGATTTTTCTCCTTGAAATAGGCCATCGCTTCATCCAGGGCATCCTGCCGGGCATCGACGATGCATACCTTCATGCCGTATTTGGCGCAGGCTTTGGCGATGCCCAGGCCGATGCCGCTGGCGCCGCCGGTAATAAAAGCTACTTTCCCTTTAAAGTCTTTCATGTTTCTTCTTCTCTTTCCTTTCCCGCTTATTTGCGGTCCGCTTACCAGTCCGGCGGGCCTACCGGTTTCTGTTTATCGTAAATGTCATTGTGATATATCGTCCCGAAGCTGCTGATGATTTCCCAGCGTTTTTCATTCCGCGGCTCGTTGGGGATAGCGCGGATAAGCGCCTCGTGCCGCGCGATATAGCCTTCCCGGAACTCGGGATGGGTGTGGATGAAGAGGTCGTTATTCCGGATGCCCCGCACCACGCGCTCGCCGGTCTCCGCCGGGTCCATGAACACAGATTCGACTTCATCCAGGGGCCGTCGCGGCCGCATGTCCTGTCCGGGCGGCGGCTTTGGCGGCCATGTCTCTCCCGCGTTCTTTAAGCGTTCCGGGCGGTTTTCAAAAGAAGACTGTCCCAGGTTTCCCCTGGTCGGCCCGGGGAACAGAATGGATACTCCTATGTTCTTCTCCTGGAGGTCGGTGGCCAGGGCTTCCATCATGCCGGCCACGGCGAACTTGGTGGTGCAGTAGGGAATCATGTTGCCCGCCGCCGCCACGCCCAGGGTTGACGATGTGCTTACGATGTGCCCGCCCTCGCCGTGTTTCAGGAGATAGGGCAGCATCGTCACCACGCCGTTGATAACCCCGCCGATGTTGACCGCCACGCTGTAGTCCCAGTCCTGGAAAGTAGTCCTTTCCGCGGACCAGCCGGCGCTTACCCCGGCGTTATTGATGAGGACGTGTATCTTGCCGAAGACCTTTTCCGCCTCGGCGGCGGCCCTGGCATAAGCCTCGCGGTCGGTAACATCCAGCTTGACGGCATGGGCCGGCAGGTTTTTCTCCTTGAAATAGGCCATCGCTTCATCCAGGGCAGACTGCCGCATATCCGCGATGATTACCTTCATGCCGTGCCTGGCGCATGCCTTGGCGATGCCCAGCCCGATGCCGCTGGCGCCGCCGGTGATAAAGGCTACCTTTCCTTTAATCTCGGTCATGCTTCACTTCTCTTTCTCTCTTTTTTTAATGCTCGATGCCGCAGGAGCCGTCTTTGCACATTGTCGCTTCCGGCATCCGCAGGGGTCTGGCGTCTTTCTTGACGCCGGCCTTGGGAATCCACGGGTCGATGAGTACCGTCTGGAAACAGGAGAAATCAGTGGTAACCCACATGGGATTCATTTCACCGCCGACGACGATGAAGCTCACCATCTCCGGCCGCTTGAAACGGGCGTTGGTCTGGTTCACCAGGTACTCGGCCAGCTTGTCCGGGTCATCGTAACCTTCCGCTTTGATGGCCTTGGGCACCAGGGGGTCGATAACGAAGGTGAAAGAGCCGCCGAAAGGCCCGCCGATGCTCTTCATCACTTCCGCCATGCGCTGGATGGGGCCGGTATTGAAGCCCAGCATGGTCCAGCCGCGGAACAGGCTTACCGTGCTTTCTTCCGGTTTGAACCCCTTGCGTACGTGGAAAGGCTTCCAGATGCTCAGCTCCTCATTTTCCGCGCAGCACATGTTATTGTAGTTGATGGTGGTGCCCGTGCTGGCCGTGAAAGTGGCGCCGGGGCGCACATCGCCGAAGTTGATGCTCATCAGCGTCCAGGCCCGGCCGATAACGGAGTTGGCGTAGTTTATCGGGCTTAAAGCGCCGAGCCCGGAGTTCATGCCTATTTCATTGCGGATGGGGCCGTTGACCACCATCATGCTGGCGAAGGAGGTGGTAGAGCTGGGCATGGAAGGCCGCCCGGAGGCGCCTAACGCCAGGATGACCGGGAAGTGCTCGGGGCGGCAGCCCGCCATAACCGCGATGGCCGCCACTCTCTCCACCGTGTACTGGAGCCGCTCTTCATGGGTGGTGACGGACATCATGCCCACGTACTCATCCGGGGCGCGGTCGGTGCCGGTAAGCATTTCCGCCACGCGCTCTTCGGTGGGCAGGATGATGGGCAGGCCGTCCGTCCAGCCGCTTTCCAGGAACAGGCGGTGCAGATTTTCTTCGGTATCCGGTTCCACCAGGCGCGGCCGTTCCGGTCTTTTCAAGATTTTAGGATGTCTTTCTTCATCCGTCAGCGGCGAGGTGAGGGCGAAAATAACTTCGTCCATCAGGGGCACGCCGGATAAGGGGTCATTTCCCTCTACGTAGCCGTGCAGTATCTCCTTGGGAATAAAGCCGACCGGGTAGGGCGGGAAGCTCCAGCGCAGATTCATGCCGTGAGAGCGTCCGTCACGCTGGACATAGTCCGCGAAACGGGAGGTGACGATAGGGGCGGTGGGAATACCAAAGTCGTTCTCCATTGTCCGGGAAAATTCGGCGATACTCGCCGAGCATCCGTCTCAGCCACCCACGCCGAAGACGACGGCGTCACCGTTTTTCTTGATTTCCGCCCACAGCTCAGGGTCATTGGTGAACATACTGGTCTTTTTGTGGGTTAATATAGTCTTCACATCAGGGCGGTGGCGCGTAAACCAGTCCAGGACTTCGTCCATGAACTCTTTGGCGCCGGCAAAACCCGTGTCAACCAGGTAAACGGTCTTGCCTTCGAGAGTATCCAGGCGTTCCGCCATCTGGAGATGCCCCAGCGCTTCAGCCGTATCCCTGGGCTGATATACGGGGTCGTGGATGGCAAATGGGGCGGAATCGGGGTCTAACATCCGCCCGAAGATGCCCGTGGGCTGGCCCCTTGGGTCTAAAACCGTTAATTTCTCCATATTTTTTTTCATTACTCGCTCCTTTTTATCTCCTTATCTGCTCGTTGTGATAACATATTTTTATGGGCGCTAACAGTAAGTTTAATTGAAATCCAAACAGCTTGAACAAAGGTATCATATCACTAGTAGATATTATATTATATGAAATAATTGTGTAATTCAAATCTATTCAACTATCCAATATTTTAAAGCCGCCGCTCCCCTTTTCCCCCGGCGTCGCCCCCTGTTTTTCAGGCACAAAATTGAACTAAAGTTTTACTTCAAAGTGAATATTTGATATACTTCCCATATTCACATATGGATACTGGAAAATCAAAGATGATTGACATAAGACTGGATTTAAGCTCTTCGACGCCGCTATACCAGCAGATAGCCGAGCAGCTGCGGCAGCTCATCGCCACCGAGCAGGTAAAGCCGGGCGACCGTCTTCCCTCTATACGGCAGCTGTCCCAGTCTTTGAACATCAACCCTAATACGGTATGCCGGGCTTACCTGGAGCTGGAACAGGAGCAGATACTGGTTTCCCGGCGCGGCGGCGGTACCAGCGTGATGTCCCAGGACAAGATATCCAACGTCCGGGTGGGACGCCAGAAAAAGCTGCTGGAAAACATGAACGACGATATTATAAAGTCGTTAAGCCAGGGCTACAGCCCGGAAGAGCTGGAAGCGGCTTTTTATCTGAGCCTGGAAAGGTGGCGGGAGGAGCGGCAGGAAGAGGTCAAGAAACCCGCGGAAGTCCCGGTCGCCAAAGAAGAGGCCAACGTTATCCGCATTGTCGGCAGCCATGATCTGGCCTTGAGCATACTGCTGGACCTGCTCCGGCAGCGCGTGGAGGGTCTCCAGACGGAGGTTACCCATGCCGGCAGCCTGGGCGGGCTGATTGCTCTACAGGAAGAAAGGGCGGATATGGCCGGCACCCATTTGCTGGACGAGGAAACGGGCGAGTACAACTACCCTTATGTAAAAAGAATTTTACCGGGACGGAAAATAGCCATCGTCAACCTTTCTTTCCGCATTCAGGGGCTGATGTACGTTTCCGGGAATCCCAAGAATATTAGCGGCCTGGAAGACTTAAAGCGACCGGGCATTACGTTCGTCAACCGCCAGGGGGGCTCCGGCACGCGGGTGCTGCTGGACTTGCAGTTGAAGCGGCAGGGGATATCGCCGTTTGAAATCAAGGGTTATGAAGTGGAGTTCGATACGCACCTGGCGGTCGCCTCCAGTATCGCCCACGGGGACGCCGATGTCGGCCTGGGCATCGAGGCGGCGGCGCTAAGCTGCGGTCTGGACTTTACGCCGATGTTCCGGGAAAGGTACGACCTGGTGATACCGATGGCCAACTACCGCAGCCCGCGTTTTGCGGTCATGCTGGAGATAATAGACAGCGACGAGTTCAAGAAAATCGTGGATGGGGTGGGGGGTTACGATACTTCCCAGACGGGCCAGACCACCTTTTTATCTTAAGCCGTTAACCCGCCGTCAATAATTTCTTCCAGGGAGCGCTCCAGGATATCTTCCAGTTCTTTTTTTACCTTTTTGGCTGCCTCCAGGCGTTCCTTAATCGCCTCCGCCGCTTCCGGCGTTACCTCAAAGGGGCGGTTGTCCAGGCTGTAGCGCTCTTCCAGGGAAACGGGTTTCTCTCCCCGGATTAATTTATCCGCGATGTAGACTACTTTAGCCTCTAAAGGCAAAGCGGTGTTTCCTCCCGCCAAATCCGAATGCACCGCCACGATGTCCGCCACCTTGCCGAACCCCACCCCCCGCAATACCTCCCCGCCGGCGATATCGTGTTTGGGCTGCCCTTTGGCGATGTCATGCAGGCCGGCGGCGGCATGGACTATCTCCGTGTCCACGGAGTACCCGGCGGTATTCAGCGCCCGGGCGATGGCGGCGGCGGCCTCGGCCACTTTAAGGCAATGCTTGATTCTTTCCGCGGGCAAACGGCAGATGGTATATAATATTTCGCGGCGTTCCTCGTCAGTGGGTAACTCGTAACGCCGGAAACGCTCCAGGATTTTCTGATAGTCTTGCGGCGTGTCCATATCCAGCAGGATGCTGCCGTCGGCCACCGCCACTTCCCGCGCCGTCTTTTCCTGCGTATCCAGGACGGCTTTAAGCCCGCCGCCGCCCTGCCAGGCCAGTATGGCGGGAATGAGGGCGGACGGAATAAGCGGCGGGTGCCCCCTTTTCCCCCCGAACGCCGGGTAAATAATATGGCCGGGGTTTTCCGCCGCCGCGGCCATGAGCTTTTTGATGGTGGCCGGCCGCACCAGCGGTATGTCCACCGGCTGGATGAAAAACGCCTGGTGTTCCGGCTTCAGGCGGCGCAGGCCGGCCTGGATGGAGCTGAACATGCCTTGCTCGTAGTCCGGATTGTAGATAAAAGTGATATCGCGACTTTTTACGCCGGCTAAAATATCCTCGTGACGGTAGCCCGCCACCAGGTAAACGTCCGCCCCGGCGCTTAAAAATGTGCTGATAACGCGGTCGGTCACGGTGTCCGCACCGAGGGGGAGGAGGGGTTTGAACTGTTTCATGCGGCTGGAAAAGCCCCCGGCCAGGACCACCGCCGCCAAGCGCGCGTTCACGCCGTCTGCCGGCTCCGCACCTGGATTAGCTCAGCCACGATGCTGACGGCGATTTCCTCCGGTGTTTCACCGCCGATGCCGATGCCGATGGGGGAGTGTACCCCGTCCAGTTGCTCTTTTGGCACGCCCTCGGCCGCCAGGGCTTCGTAGATGGCATCCCGTTTGCGTTTGCTGCTGATCATGCCGATGTAGCCGGCCTTGGTTTTCAGCGATTGCTCTAAAACAACGCGGTCATACTGGTGGCCGCGGGTAACGATGACGATAAAGGAGTCCTTATCGATATCCAGCCCCGCCAGGGCGCGGTTGAAGTCCGCCAGCACTTTGGTTTCCTGGGCTTCCGG
This genomic interval from Dehalococcoidales bacterium contains the following:
- a CDS encoding SDR family NAD(P)-dependent oxidoreductase; this encodes MKDFKGKVAFITGGASGIGLGIAKACAKYGMKVCIVDARQDALDEAMAYFKEKNLPAHPIKLNVTDRAAYVKAADEAEKVYGKIHVLVNNAGVGSGGGPIDKLTYNDWDYSLGVNIGGTVNGIMTIVPRIMKHGEGGHVVSTSSTCGLAAANNFMIYCTGKYAVFAMMECLASEMQDKNIGASVLIPGPTASNLGLSSFVNKPENLKNEGESWPPKMPDMPKGPPPKKMMENFRIATMDPVETGERVLRGIRNNDLFIHTHPEFKAGYIARHEAIIRAIPDEPRDEKRWEIIKNFGTVYYNDIYEKQKQVGPPDW
- a CDS encoding trehalase family glycosidase; protein product: MLTGKTFVDPLEMPFSRRGSYLCFANKNGGSNEYGKAQLWLSTARLRAGDRNSGSLMHGNNFRQLQLEIIKDGLPRQCVISTTPYELKLECLFGSVSFCIGDVKYAKCKSTDGLTLRISPAAGAGMLGGPAAFNLLDGSWKMNFSNYFMIFVPTTGKIQEGPMGSIELVPDANGVIEMAMEESLVDPKRRASYLTYEEGVAAVKADFDDYVKRVAPSFPPKYEKRGMHALWTLWGLTVMPDGETVYKHPMVKMNRSSFEAAFSWQQGMQAMFLSHDLRLAWEILLSCFDKQDRTGRIADSLAYNGSGETMKPPIQGVALLWLMEHRDISGMPKAEMEHLWDGMEKWTKFHLEYRDLDHDGIFENHSPVETGWEDGSYFRVGFPLASPDMNAFLALQEEALAKLGRLIGKSADVCSYWEAKSKDTVKKIIEMFWTNDGWTAVNVVTKARSKSTGMPLYCALLLGKRLPQAIIDRSIEIIYSKPGFDTPFGLASEMLDSPYFRHGWCSGSIGTPIQALMAIAFENCGRPDLARSLAKKYLDTMINHGLYHIHDTYTGEMEYRHGGMKFFGEEAFFNSGWTSGNYVFFAEHYGD
- a CDS encoding substrate-binding domain-containing protein, which produces MIDIRLDLSSSTPLYQQIAEQLRQLIATEQVKPGDRLPSIRQLSQSLNINPNTVCRAYLELEQEQILVSRRGGGTSVMSQDKISNVRVGRQKKLLENMNDDIIKSLSQGYSPEELEAAFYLSLERWREERQEEVKKPAEVPVAKEEANVIRIVGSHDLALSILLDLLRQRVEGLQTEVTHAGSLGGLIALQEERADMAGTHLLDEETGEYNYPYVKRILPGRKIAIVNLSFRIQGLMYVSGNPKNISGLEDLKRPGITFVNRQGGSGTRVLLDLQLKRQGISPFEIKGYEVEFDTHLAVASSIAHGDADVGLGIEAAALSCGLDFTPMFRERYDLVIPMANYRSPRFAVMLEIIDSDEFKKIVDGVGGYDTSQTGQTTFLS
- a CDS encoding SDR family NAD(P)-dependent oxidoreductase, which encodes MTEIKGKVAFITGGASGIGLGIAKACARHGMKVIIADMRQSALDEAMAYFKEKNLPAHAVKLDVTDREAYARAAAEAEKVFGKIHVLINNAGVSAGWSAERTTFQDWDYSVAVNIGGVINGVVTMLPYLLKHGEGGHIVSTSSTLGVAAAGNMIPYCTTKFAVAGMMEALATDLQEKNIGVSILFPGPTRGNLGQSSFENRPERLKNAGETWPPKPPPGQDMRPRRPLDEVESVFMDPAETGERVVRGIRNNDLFIHTHPEFREGYIARHEALIRAIPNEPRNEKRWEIISSFGTIYHNDIYDKQKPVGPPDW
- a CDS encoding serpin family protein → MKKTLLLVLMVLVLALPLAACAQPGVVGILKSDKARITSPAVSAADEALLVQGNSAFAFDLYQILKEKGGNLFYSPYSLSLALAMTYAGARGDTAQEMADTLHFLLSQDSLHPAFNDLDLLLASRGEGARGKDDAGFRLNVVNAIWGQKDYTFLPAFLDLLAQDYGAGMRILDFIKATEQSRVTINDWVSEQTEGRIKDLIPPGAIDGLTRLVLTNAIYFNAAWKNPFNEDATADGVFHLLDGGQVTVPLMHQTESYRYNAGEGYQAVDLPYDGGELSMVILLPEDGQFAAFEDAMTAAQVKSIIKGMDYTDVAVTMPKFEFDSEFSLVDTLVAMGMPLAFSGEADFSGMTGNRDLFIGDVLHKAFVSVDENGTEAAAASAVIMKASGMPAEPVAFTLDRPFIFLIRDIGTGAVLFIGRVLNPAA
- a CDS encoding DVU_1551 family NTP transferase; translated protein: MNARLAAVVLAGGFSSRMKQFKPLLPLGADTVTDRVISTFLSAGADVYLVAGYRHEDILAGVKSRDITFIYNPDYEQGMFSSIQAGLRRLKPEHQAFFIQPVDIPLVRPATIKKLMAAAAENPGHIIYPAFGGKRGHPPLIPSALIPAILAWQGGGGLKAVLDTQEKTAREVAVADGSILLDMDTPQDYQKILERFRRYELPTDEERREILYTICRLPAERIKHCLKVAEAAAAIARALNTAGYSVDTEIVHAAAGLHDIAKGQPKHDIAGGEVLRGVGFGKVADIVAVHSDLAGGNTALPLEAKVVYIADKLIRGEKPVSLEERYSLDNRPFEVTPEAAEAIKERLEAAKKVKKELEDILERSLEEIIDGGLTA